The following are encoded in a window of Anopheles stephensi strain Indian chromosome X, UCI_ANSTEP_V1.0, whole genome shotgun sequence genomic DNA:
- the LOC118502550 gene encoding uncharacterized protein LOC118502550: MEPFAVRLFEVFISKDRSRHGNCMPYTVSPAESKLYYVMEPFEKLNTRTSTPIKNIENPVQMERTAVLEDISMGEDTPDELQATVVVPVVPVVPEEADENMEATEDNSTLKMDDAPADDTAEYDSLDDELCWMLNQSWNSRRPARSDSTLGMLSRSC; encoded by the exons atggaaccgtttgccgtgcggttGTTTGAAGTGTTCATTTCGAAAGATCGtagtaggcatggaaattgtatgccgtacacggtgagccccgccgaatcgaaactatattacgtaatggagcctttcgagaagctgaacaCACGGACCTCAACGCCGAtaaaaaacatagaaaatcCGGTCCAAATGGAACGTACGGCCGTCCTGGAGGACATTTCAATGGGGGAGGATACACCCGACGagctgcaggcaacggtcgtcgtgcccgtggtgcccgtggtgcccgAGGAAGCGGACGAAAACATGGAGGCTACtg aggacaactccacgctgaaaatggacgacgctccggcagacgatacgGCGGAGTACGATTCACTTGATGACGAGCTGTGTTGGATGCTGAATCAATCATGGAATTCCAGGCGCCCTGCTCGTTCGGATAGCACTCTGGGCATGCTATCGAGATCGTGTTGA
- the LOC118509341 gene encoding uncharacterized protein LOC118509341 — protein MEPFAVRLFEVFISKDRSRHGNCMPYTVSPAESKLYYVMEPFEKLNARTSTPIKNIENPVQMERTAVLEDISMGEDTPDELQATVVVPVVPVVPEEADENMEATEDNSTLKMDDAPADDTAEYDSLDDELCWMLNQSWNSRRPARSDSTLGMLSKSMLSSSDEDTPAEKWPPNTPRQKRRVSFDDRPVTFGDRGVKRPHPPGPSSDSSDDDDSSFWACFRRRQKSPKSPEPGPSGLQKRRPPTPAKDAE, from the exons atggaaccgtttgccgtgcggttGTTTGAAGTGTTCATTTCGAAAGATCGtagtaggcatggaaattgtatgccgtacacggtgagccccgccgaatcgaaactatattacgtaatggagcctttcgagaagctgaacgcacggacctcAACGCCGAtaaaaaacatagaaaatcCGGTCCAAATGGAACGTACGGCCGTCCTGGAGGACATTTCAATGGGGGAGGATACACCCGACGagctgcaggcaacggtcgtcgtgcccgtggtgcccgtggtgcccgAGGAAGCGGACGAAAACATGGAGGCTACtg aggacaactccacgctgaaaatggacgacgctccggcagacgatacgGCGGAGTACGATTCACTTGATGACGAGCTGTGTTGGATGCTGAATCAATCATGGAATTCCAGGCGCCCTGCTCGTTCGGATAGCACTCTGGGCATGCTATCGAAATCGATGTTAAGCTCTAGTGATGAGGACACCCCGGCCGAAAAATGGCCGCCAAATACACCCAGGCAAAAGCGTCGGGTATCGTTTGATGATAGACCAGTAACTTTCGGTGACAGAGGGGTAAAACGCCCTCACCCCCCGGGCCCATCGTCGGATTcgtccgatgatgacgataGTTCCTTCTGGGcgtgcttccgtcgcagacagaagtcgccgaaatctcccgagccggggccatcggggctgcagaaacggcgcccaccaacACCCGCAAAGGATGCCGAGTAA